The genomic window TTGGAAATGAAGTAACACATTAAATTTAATTGCTGTTGAATTTCATCACTGTTTTCGTGAACTTTTTGTCTCACTCTATCCTGGAATGTTACAGGTCTGGTAGTGatggagagtgtgtgtgtgtgtgtgtgtgtgtgtgtgtgtgtgtgtgtgtgtgtgtgtgtgtgtgtgtgtaaaaattcAGTTGTGAATAAAATTTATCTCAATTAAGCTACATTGTACTGGTTTCAAAAAATATTCCAGGCAGTGTATTTTTACGACAGACATTTCTGCATTCTTTTGCACTTTGATTGGGCTGTGAATATAGCATATGAAAAATacactgttttcttttctttttttttttttaagcaagttcataaaccaaaagattttttataagaacaccttttttcctcctccaattTTTAGGCTCATAAACCAGCTTCCTAGAGCCAATCTCCTTCTCCTGCGATATCTATTTGGAATGTTGCACAGCATCGAGCAACAATCTGCATTCAATCAAATGACAGCTTTTAATCTGGCAGTGTGCATTGCTCCCAGCATTCTTTGTCCTCCACCATCTGTTAGTCCTGAGCTGGAGGGTGAGGTCACTAAAAAGGTACCTTGAGTTTAATTTTCCCCCAAGCATCTAAGGACACTTCCAGTGTTTTAAATCTGAGCATCAGTTTTTAAAGATATGGGATATACATAGATCTAGTCACTTGCATGTTGTAATTTATCCAGATAGTTTAACCTGGAGTATTTTTCATCCCAGCCTTCAACAGGAGGGTTGTGAAGAAGTTGAATAGTCATAGCAGTGGGGTCATTTCTCCCCTTCGAGCTCAGGGGGTAGAATAGCACCTGAACTGTGGAGAGAAAAGACTCCTATGTTgcctttcaacattcatcattgtacTTGGTGCTGGAGATGCCAGGATAAAAACAAAGCAGTTCTTGTCCTTGAGGAATTTACATCCTGTAAgggaaagcatatatatatatatataaaagtatgtgCAAAATGTGCAAAATACAGATATATTGTCACTTGGAGGAAGAGGTAAAGCAACTAGCAGCTggagaatcaggaaaagcctCTTATAGCAGATGTAGCTCTTGTTTTCAAATGGCATTGTTAACAAACTCAGTTgctttttctagatgttctcctaaatatcctagctgtgtaatctgaGAAATAATCCAAAGGCATACCAAAAGGAAGTAttacacagacagacagacagagtctTCACAGTGGTGGCCacaaattgataagagaaacacacatatttatacacatatctatatacacatatatacagagagacagagagcccaTGGGCCAGAGcagtagatagagagatagatagatagatagacagacagacatgtatacacatatacacacacatatctatatagacatacatacaaacagagacagagagcccATAATGTCAGAGctaaagacagacagacagacagacagacacacacacacacacacacacacacacacacacacacacacacacacacactcacctcTCTGTGGGTGTCTCTTAAACACATAAGAAAGATGGCCTCCAACTATCTCCACCCCTTTCAAATAAACTACGAAGTTTATTCCTTCATGGGTTTGTGATTTCCCATTCTCTGTTATTAAAgtgaattaaaatgatttttatctcCTTGGTATTTTACAAACTAATAAGAAATGAATCATTTCTGCTTTCCTAAACATATATTACTTATCTCAATGTGAGAAGTGTAGATACTAAGGCACTAAGATTAGATCTTATGGAATTTCTATAACTTCAGAATTTTAAgtctgattaaaaataaaaagtcatccTGAATCCTCTTGTCTCCACCCCATACTAAAAGCTATTGCTAAGAAACTTGCAAATTTCTTCTGTcctcttttgtatttgtgtgaGATTGGGAAGGCATATGTTAAACAAGGAgcagaaattatgaaaaatgccatctcctttttgttttttctattacaGGTTTCTCTACTTGTACAATTTCTAATTGAAAATTGCTGCAGGATATTTGGAGAAGAAATCACTTGCCTCTTGAAAGAGATTTCAATCAGTGATCAAGACAATACCCCAGGTATCATGAATCTTTGGATTGCTTTTTACCTAAAAATACGCCTAATATCTGTCAGTTGCTCCAACACCATTAGGTTGCTTAAAGTTTAGTTTTTAGTTGCTTGAAAATGGAGTGCCCCTGAGACTTTCAAAAGAACTGAAAAGTAGACTGAATGACAGAGGAATCTAGGATGATATTAGGGGGAAGCCTGGCCTACCAACATTTTCATAAGACCCCCTAATTTGTTCACCTGCTAAGAAGCTGCTGTTTCTAGCAAGGTATTCAGgaatatttatacaaaaaaaaagtataagataTAACCCTTCTCTAGAGTAGCTAAGAATGGCAAGAggtgtttatcatttcttttggcAAAGAAGTAGGTAGGCAGCATGATATGTCAGGAAAAGCATTGAATTATGAGTCTATAGACCTAGCTTTTTGTTAGTTTTGGATAATGCATTCATTTACTCTGTGACTTTGaatgattcattcattcttttgcaCCATggtttcatctgcaaaatgaaatatcTTAACTATATCTCCAAAGTCCTTCTTGAGATAAAACTACAGCATAATTTCCCCTACATTCcaacctctccccccccccacctagTTACCATCTCTCCATAAAGCTTAGCTGTTCATATTTCCCTATTAGCATCTCCTTCAAAAGGTTGGGGTGACATAGGCAGTACCTGGGTACTTCTGGCATGGGCcaccttctgtttttattttttctttgttttatgactcatctttattacactgagaaaatCTTGTTAGAGGGAAGGAAACCCATTTAGTCAAGGGCTTGGATAAACAGAAGACTAGGAGAAGTGTTTCTACCAAAATAACCAATGTCCTTGTTCTTCAACTAAAATGGGAATGATTAtaacttcccttttcttctgaggaaaagttcaaaaagtacttcagaaaacaaaaattcaggaaaagatgtttttttagtttgtttttaagatttgcCATAGGAGAGCACTATTATTAGTATGATTTTTATGATtgacacttattaaatacttgctatgGGAGCTAactcaattttaattctttgtcagGTGTGTCTGGTCTCCAAATGAATGATTCTTCTTACGACAGCTTAGAAAATGAGCTGAACGAGGAGGTAGATGGTCCCTGCAGTGATCTGGTAAAGATGGGTCATGGCAGCCGAAGCATGGATTCTGTCTTAACATTGAGTGACTGTGATTTGGATCAAACTGAATCAGAAGGCATTTTAACTCTGAGTGATTTTGACTTGGACCAgcctaaaaatgaagaaattccaCAGAAACAACATTCTAGATCCAAGCCACTGAGTATTCCAGTGGCATCTAAGGTTTCAGAACAAGACTGTCCCAAGAATGTTTCAGCTGGCAGAAACACACTTGGGTACCTGTCCACAGCGGCAGAAGCGCTGAAAAACTGGAGGAGACGCAGGCGCTGTTCCGAGCCCACTATAGACTATTTGGATTCCAAATTCATCTCTCTCAGGGAGTTTTATCAGAAGAAGCTTCGCAAGTCTAGTTGTGATGCTATTATCTCCCATCGAGATGAAGAGGGTCCTAAGCAATCCCACCCCTCACAAGGAGGGTTTAATTCAGTCACTCCAACTAAAGTGGAGAAGAAAAATTCTACAAAccaaaacattaagaaaaaaggtttttttagTCATGAAGGTACTCCAGTGAAACTTCCCTTCAAATCCAAACCTGTGGCCATCTCATTGGCATCCTGTAGTAATAGTTCCTTGATGGATCATTCCAAGAGCCAAACCCTTGGACCTGATCACTCAAACACAGTACTTGGACTCAAAAGTCTGCAAAAGCACAGGCGCTGCTCAGAGCCAAACATAGATTACCTAGGCTGCAAGCTCACCTATCCCAGTGGGGTTTCTCCAAAGAACTTAGAAAAGATAAGCTGTGATGTCAGCTTCTGTCTTGGTGATGAAGATTATCTCAAACGCCACCAGTCTTTGCAAGTAGAAGGTCAGAAATTGATTAATCAGAGTTTGATTATGGGAATCGAAGTGGGTAAGAGTAATACCTCAAaccaaaatgaagaaaagatgtCACCTGTTATTCCACCGCGGTTAAACATTTGCTCAAGAACTAGTTTTTCTAGTTTGTCATCACCAGGCACATCACCATCTGGTTCTTCTGTAAGTTCCGAAGATAGCGCTTTTTCCCAGATTTCTGAGAATTCGGTCTTTATTCCGACAGAAAACTCTTCACCAGTTGATTGCACTTTTTCAGCCCTAAGGAAAGAGGGGGAGCTCTCAAGTGATTTCTGCAGTCCTTTTTCTGAAATACTCGACACTTCCCCAGCATCAACCAGCAGCCACCCACTTTGTGTTAAAAAAGACAATGCAAAATGGTCTTCTCAAATGCAGTCTTTAACTCTTCAACCAGGTACGTGGTTAAGGAATGGAGTGGCCACTTTGAAAAACTGGTCCCTCAAAAAGAAGACAAAGGCCTCTggccaagagaaaaagaaaacagattccaTAAGAGGAACATTGGAGCAGCCATCATCTTCATTTCAAATCTCAGAAGCCAGTTTGCTCGAAGGGAGACAGGTGGATACTCCCTTGAGAAACTCCAACTTAGAAAGTGCTGCTGAAACTGATGACCAATGTAGTAATCCCTATGGATGCCAGAACCCTGAGGACCAGGATAACACTGTGCTGACTACAGTGGATAACAGCCTTACCTACCTTATGACTCTAAGCAAGGAAGATGAGGATGACAGGGAGTGTTCTTCTGGTGCTCAACCCCCTGAGAATCCCTCTCTCAGCTGCTCTTTGACCATTGGGAGCACAGATGACTCAACCTCTGATGATGAAAGTCCAGAAACTCTTCTGGATTTTTTTAGGGATGAAGTGGGACatagaaacaaaaacatttaaccAAAGTTAAGACTGTAATATACAATGGAATGGCTGGTTCATTAACTTAAAAGATAATAGGTGCAGATTCTTTAATTATATTTAGTTGCATGTTGTAGGTTGCCTAAGGACAACCATAGTTTACTTTTAGTGttaatcaaatgtttttctttgaaatgcATTAAAAGTCCTttgtgggggaggaagagggaatgtGTTTTTCCTCTGGGTTCTAAAATTGGGTCTCTGAGGTGTTTGGCTCTTCTCTTTTATAATCAGTAAGTTGGATTCCTATTTATGTGCATTCTGAAATATTCAAGACatcatgaaagaagaaatattctCTGTTGAAGGAAATCTTATGTTCACATCTTGTGACCAGCAACCTTAGACGTAGATCAAGGAGCAGCAAATTAAGCCAGATGGGAACCAGGAGCCAGAAATTATCCCTTTTCAATGAGGTGTTTATATTAAGGGTTCAGAGACAGATGGAAAATCCAAGGGAGTAAGCATAGTTCCACATAGGTAACAGCCAAAATCTCTGATCATTGTCTATGACTTGGAGTCATAGCATCTCTAGATAGAAGGAACTCTCTACAAGcgagacagagacccagagaggctAAGTGAGACTTACCCATGTCACATGgataataaatggcagagccaagTTTTGAACCCCACACC from Sminthopsis crassicaudata isolate SCR6 chromosome 3, ASM4859323v1, whole genome shotgun sequence includes these protein-coding regions:
- the ARHGAP20 gene encoding rho GTPase-activating protein 20, which codes for MEAMSPQQETLGGQPGRSSSLTGESRTAADTESKKKMKTLAERRRSAPSLILDKALQKRPSSKESPSANLDPCAFLNSFTGSSRSLLIDGRVELKRGLQCQERHIFLFNDLFVVTKIKYNNNLKIKNKIKLSDMWTASCVDEVGEGNTNTMKSFVLGWPVVNFVATFSSSEQKDKWLSLLIRYIDEEKEKDHPKSIPLKIFAKDIGNCAYSKTITITNSDTVNKVIIMALPMLGINGFAKDYQLWVNSGREEAPYPLIGHEYPYGIKMSHLRDTSFLMLGSKSSPSPLDLQESFLMEQLPREMQCQFILKPSRLAECQPLTVSGQKIFKRRRSIINWAFWRGSSTHLDNTSLSPTSPIPGQLFGVSLSEICENDNLPKPILDMLFCLNQKGPLAKGIFRLSGNMKSCKELKERLNSGTVVDLDTESIFVTACVLKDFLRNIPESIFLFDLFDQWLSIMDQGNDEEKINEVQRLINQLPRANLLLLRYLFGMLHSIEQQSAFNQMTAFNLAVCIAPSILCPPPSVSPELEGEVTKKVSLLVQFLIENCCRIFGEEITCLLKEISISDQDNTPGVSGLQMNDSSYDSLENELNEEVDGPCSDLVKMGHGSRSMDSVLTLSDCDLDQTESEGILTLSDFDLDQPKNEEIPQKQHSRSKPLSIPVASKVSEQDCPKNVSAGRNTLGYLSTAAEALKNWRRRRRCSEPTIDYLDSKFISLREFYQKKLRKSSCDAIISHRDEEGPKQSHPSQGGFNSVTPTKVEKKNSTNQNIKKKGFFSHEGTPVKLPFKSKPVAISLASCSNSSLMDHSKSQTLGPDHSNTVLGLKSLQKHRRCSEPNIDYLGCKLTYPSGVSPKNLEKISCDVSFCLGDEDYLKRHQSLQVEGQKLINQSLIMGIEVGKSNTSNQNEEKMSPVIPPRLNICSRTSFSSLSSPGTSPSGSSVSSEDSAFSQISENSVFIPTENSSPVDCTFSALRKEGELSSDFCSPFSEILDTSPASTSSHPLCVKKDNAKWSSQMQSLTLQPGTWLRNGVATLKNWSLKKKTKASGQEKKKTDSIRGTLEQPSSSFQISEASLLEGRQVDTPLRNSNLESAAETDDQCSNPYGCQNPEDQDNTVLTTVDNSLTYLMTLSKEDEDDRECSSGAQPPENPSLSCSLTIGSTDDSTSDDESPETLLDFFRDEVGHRNKNI